The DNA region GTGTTTAGATTGTGGGTTTAAGAATGACAATTTGAGAATGATTTtaagatttatgggaatcaatcaAATCTATATAACTAAAtggatttcatttttatttttcattctcattctattttactatcaaactcatatctATAGTGATTCTAATCATTTAATGGAAGACCACCTAAGcatattttcaaagatatttAAGAATCtccaaatatataaaaaaaacattataAATCAGGATTTGCCTATGCAACGAAAATGAGaagataaaaaatttctatattGATGTAAGATGAAATCCTaagtattttatatattttttaactgaaacattttgaaaaagatatttaATATGCATTATTATtgtatatgatatttatttatttatttatttctataCAGCAACACAGGAGAAGAAAAAGACCGTCAAAATTAAGATTGCTCCATCTTAATTTTAATGGAGGAGATATTCATATTGTGGTGTTTATTTTCTATGTTAATAAGAATGTTAAATTTTAGAATGAAGTTTAATTACAGGTTTTAAATATTAGTTTTACTTCCTTATTGTTGTTTGTTTCAGAAAATAGCACTACCTTTTTAAAGGATAaataactttctgaaaaaaataCTATCCCAAAGGATGAAAGGATCAtacttaattaactaaattgttccCTCTTTGCCACAAATCTTTTGTTGGTCGCAAAACACTAATTTTTTAGAGGATAAATTATGATTTACATGTCATCCCAAATACCCATAGCCTAGTTACTTCAAATTCATTTTCGCTTAACcaagcttatttatttatttattgaacttattcaaccttaattattaagaataatttataaaatatcttattttaaaaaataaagatttttgaaaaattatgtatATAGAAAttgaataatattaattatagagcgttcataaaaaaaataattaaaagcatGAATACTTTGCATCATAAAAAATCTAGGATAAATTTACATGTAGTCCCCAATCATAAACACAACTTTGTATGTAGTCCCCATTGATTAAATTCTTTGTTTCCACTCTCTAGTCCAAAATAATAGATACTAATTTACCTAATTGTCCATGATATTTTCAagtataaaaaattcaaaaatgagtataattttttaaaattcagcaTATTAAACTAGAAttcaatatattttctatcaaattgagcatgactctttttcaactttaattaaataaaaaatatactagattttctttaaatgatactcaattagatagaaaatatactaaattttttttgaattatgctgaatttagaaagaattatattaaataggaaaaatattcaagttcaatttgatagaaaatatattgaaatttagtttaaagtgacgaatttaagagaaattatacttatttttatattttttatacctaaaaaatatgaggagCCAATTTTAACAGAAATATACTGTATTCTtatttaaagtgctgaattttgataaaaatatattggattctagtttaaagtgctgaatttaagaaaattatactcatttttggactttttatacttaaaaaaaatctgaagGACAATTAGATAATGATATTTGTATGAGAGAGTTAAAGCAAATGAAACTTTACATGCAAggaatgaaaacaaaattttttagACAGACTACATGCAAAGTTAAAATTGTAATTGaatatttttctctaatttaccgaaAAATCTAATCGATCCGCTTTATTTAATTCATCGGAAGTACTTTATCATAatgaaatttattagattttttttagataGTTGGTCAActtaaggaaaaggaaaacacaaTAAGCAGATCAACCAAGAATTCCAACAAGCGTATGATCCAGAATTCCAAAGCAAAACTTCAAGCACAGATATCGTCTGCAAGCAGATAGATAGAAAGAAAGAAAACCTAGTGCAAAACCTAGGTTTTCCTCTCGATCTTAAGACCCAACACCCCTTGTGATATGGTTTCAAAAACACATTTATCACCTTCTTCAAGCTTGGTCTCTCTCACCAACTGCTTCCATCCGGTGGTTATGGCGATTTGCTTGCCAACCCAGAGCCGAACCGGCCACAGCCTTCCAAGACAATCTAAGGAGATGATCTCTGACTTCGCTGCAGATACCAATCCTTGGGGCAGATACGGCAGATACTACAATGCATGCAACGAAATTGCACGAGTTTAATGCTGTCTAATGAATTAATATTGATAATCACTCACAATTTGGGCCCTGGCTTGATCAACGTTATAAGATCGAAGTATCCATTCAAATCTGGAAAGTTGTTTGTCTTTGTTCCTCACTCTCTTCTGAGATACCTTGGCCTTGACACCTGTGTTCTCCgaattcttcttcctctccttgttTGCAGTATTTGTTGCTTGCTTAAAACCTGTAGGAATCAAAATCacaaacaaaatttaattaaccgcGAACAATTAAAGTGTGTAGATTTGACTTACTTTCATGGTTAACTGTCAGGTCCTGCACAATACACCTTGGAGCAGAATCTAGATCATTGCAATCACACCAGACGCAACATCCGTCGGAGTGAAATAGTTTCACAGAAAATACCGTGTTGCCTTCGTAACGAAACAGAATAGCATCGCCAGGTTTGAGACGGTGAGCTTGCACAAATAACTCCCAACCTCTACCAAATTGCATGTCGAGCTCATCATCCTGATTATGCAGGACCTGGACATGCCAAAATGTGTGACATGGTGAAACCAAAGTGGCTGTTTTCAGTTCACTATTGGCCAGGTGCTTGACGAAATTACGAGGAATAGCCTGCAAAGAGAGATACATGTAACAAAAATGATGTTTACAATAAAGGCAAGCGCAACAGGTTATGTAGAGTAGGATGTTATACTTACAAGCATAATCAAGGACTTAGGAGACAGTATTTTAATGAAATGAGGGTGTGCTGAAGGATTTATGCCATTTCTCTCAAATGATGCAGCCATGGATGAACGAGGATCTCTTTCTCCCCCTAATGTAGTTCATATAATGATATCAAgataaggaagaagaaaagcatGATGGTGTTGTATAGAAAGGAAAATGATTACTCTAAGTTCGACGGCAAACAGCCCCCACGATGGCCCTTGACTAGCGTGACTAGGGTTGAACGGAGAAGGGTTAGTCACGCCGGCGAGGCCAGGTTTGGCATGGCAATGGCAATGGCATCATATAATCTAAAACTTTAACAATAAAGAATTATAATATAATTTCAGAAGAAAATATAAGGACAAAAATGATTATCATTTGTGGTATAATTATCAACTATAtatattctcaaaattttatagaCTTAATAATAATTATCATTTGTGGTATAAATTACTTGTCAAACAGCCATAAATAGCTAGTTTCTATATCGATGATAATTGCATCCctattaacttttatttttaagaaaataaaatttgaataaaagaaagaaagaacggtaaattagagaaaaatccccaaTGGTAATCAtaactttgcatgcaatccccatgcctaaaaaactttgtttccactccctacatgcaaaatattacttgtttcaactccctcatgcaaatattgatacctaaattgcccctcagatttttttaggtacaaaaagtccaaaattgagtacaaaaagtctgaaaacgagtataattcttcttaaagtcagtactttatatcgagtatattttctatcaaaattatccctcttattttttaggtataaaaagtctaaaaataagcataattcctgttaaattcagcactttacactataatccAATACTCTATACTAcgattgagtatattttctattgaaattaactcatattttttaggtacaaaaagtcaaaaattgagtacaaaaagtccgaaaatgagtataattcttcttaaaatcagtactttatattaaaaatcgagtatattttctattaaattcagcatattaaactaaaatcgagtatattttgaggtgaaaaaagaatcgtactcaatttaatagaaaatatactatattctaatttaatatactgaatttaagaggatttatattgatttttggactttttgtacctaaaaatatcatggcaattaggtaaatatgtttgactgGGGAGTGAAAAGAAAGTTTTTCATGGATGGGGACTGCATGTAAAGTTGTGTTTACTAATGGGGAGTGCATGCAAATTTACCCATAAAAGAACACAGTTCCAAATGGCTCTTAACTTCTCTCTTTCTTTGTGTTTGAAAATCGAGCACATGTTTCAAGATGAAACACAGCATTTTGAGGTAAATGTAGTCATCATGCAGACATGCCCGTTCTCAAGCAAACTGACACTGAACCAGCAGAATATGAATGCTTCAAGGTGCATGGTAGGTATTAGTTTAGCACCAGAAAGCAAAACAGGATGGGAAAAGACTCAGTTTCCATCTAGCTAATTAAAGACCAAGTTGAATTGTAAATGTGGTTgctaaattaattaatctataatAGAAGATAAAGCTGTTGCTTGTTAATCATTTCTCACTAAAGTACTAATGTAAAAACAACAACACAATATGAAATCAAGAAAGAGGAAATTAAACAAACAGTGAGAATTCATCACCTGTTGTTGGAGTATTCCATGATCACGACATATATCAAACCAATTCATACGACGACACCATGTATAGTTAGGGTTTCTCATACGATCGACATGTTAGCTAATTTAATTTAAGATCGAATCAAAGCTGCAACAATATCAGTATGAGAAAATGGGGCCTAGTAAATTGTGATAGTCAAGAAAAGCACGCAGGAATTTCCTTCCATGAAGTTCATATCCGAGCATCTGCTTACATTTCGAGACGAACAGAGCTCTTTTTCGTTGAATACAACCCAGCTAAGATTTAGACGCATTTCGCCCCCGTCGAAACCCCATGCTACATCCTCAAATTTGTCTCAAAACTTTTCCAATTCCAGCACCAGTTCACTCAGTGATTCGAGAAATTGCTCAAAGAAAGGAGGAAAAGAAAATCGAGGATAAAACGACGAGCCAGAAAAATGAAACCCAAACTCCATGAATCACAAAGACGAGAAGAGACCATACTTGTTGCAATTTGACGAAGGTAcactcggatccaagcctagggATTCGAAATCGCTGCGGATTCCTTCATGGAAAAGGGCACGAAACCCCTTAAAGAAGAAGAACGGGAGCGCAGTGGAATGTGGGAAGAGATGACGACGACCATGTGGGCCTGCCGGAGGACTTTGGAAACGGGCTATTAATAGGGGAGTCGGTGAAAGAAGCGGGAGCAAGAGAGGGGGTAGCAATCTGACCGCCCATTCGGGCGATGCGACGCTCTCTTCCGTCCAATCAGAAGTCAGAAGACCCCACCTCTCTCGGTCTCTTGACGAGACTGCACGTGCCATGCgacataaaaaattataaataaaataaatgctggagaaaaaaaaatcttcttccAAATTATAAGGGCATCGGACTCCCACCGTGGACGCAGCGACACAGGAACTCCTCCTTTTTTAACGGGTAATGGATCGGATTCAATTTGGATTTTATATCCTTATATATGATGATATATTCATACCTATTATTAAAGAAtcgaatattttttataattttaatttttttttctatctaattattattattcaataaaaatatattaaaattattctattaaaaaaatctatatataatttaaaaattagattaaacatctatatagtctcctcctgatatcaacaaaaataataaattaattttaatttttttttaatatatatatatatatattatttaatcggataTCGAAATCAGATATCGAGTATTGATAGTCTCTCCATACCTTCCTTCATTCGGATCGAATATCGAATCCTCCATCTAATTCGGTCCATCTAATCCGGATGAAATTGTTATCCCTACCTATTCCTTCGGCCAGAAACGGTTTCGTAATTTTAGAGCcgtcctttatatatatatatattttttaatttttaaaatggatgttttaatttaaatttagtggTGGAGAGgtgttttaattaagtctctCCGATCTGTCGACTTATGTGGAGACATAGAAGAAACTTACCAGACGCTGAGAAACTACGGGATCAAGCTCAACCCAATCAAGTGTCTGTTCGCCACTAAAGGCGGACGTTTTCTAAGCTatatcgtcaccgagcggggGATTGAGGCGAACCCTGGCAAAGTGAAGGCGCTCCAAGACATGCCACCACCCCGCAATCTAAAAGAAGTGCAGAGGCTGACCGGAAGAATCACGACTTTATCAAGGTTCATTTCCAAGTCATCCTACCGGAGCCTGTCATTCTTCAAAATTCTGCGGCGAGcaaccaagttccaatgggatgacgGGTGCGACCAGGCCTTCGAAGAGCTCAAGCAATATCTTAGCTCCCTGCCCATCTTGGCTAAACCGATCGTGGGGGAGTCGCTTTGGATTTATCTATCATCTACCGAATATGCGATTGGATCGGCATTAGTCAGGCAAGAGGGGGGAATACAACAACCAGTGTATTTTTTGAGCCACATATTGAAAGATgtcgagtctcgctacaccggtctcgaaaaGCTCGCTTATGCATTAGTTCTCGCCGCCCGAAGGCTCCGACCCTATTTCCTGGCTCACTCCATAATCGTAATGACCAACAGCGCCTTGGGTCGAGTATTGCTCAACCCCGATGCGTCCGATTGGCTAATCAAGTGGACCACTAAGCTCAGtgagtttgacatccaatatcaaccccggtcGGCCATAAAAGCACAAGCATTAGCGGACTTCGTTACAGAAGTACAAAATCCAGAACCGGAAGCCTCATGGAAGGTATACGTGGATAAGTCGTCCGCTCGTCAGAGAAGCGGAATTGGCATCTTACTCATATCTCCGAGAGAAGACTTGATGCAGTTATCCATTCGGTTGGACTACCGAGCCACCAACAacgaagctgagtatgaagcaCTCATAGCCGGCCTACAAGCAGCTCGACATGTCGGTGCCACCAAGGTACTCCTACATTCAGACTCACAGTTGGTCGCCCAGCAACAGAACGGAACGTTCGAGATCAATAGCGCGCAGCTCAGGCTATACGCGaaggccttcgagaagctcaaggcGAACTTCCGAGAAGTTGTCATACACAAAATTCCCCGATTGGAGAACCAAACAACAGATGAACTAGCAAAGCTGGCCAGTGCAATGACGCCAATCGTCGCCAGTTGCCCAATCGAGCAGATCTCCCTAGTGGCGCACGTTGACCGATCAGGAGGGATACCCTTGCCGGATGATTGGAGGGCACCCATCATTGAGTTCCTCCAAGCGGGAGGTCAACCGGGAAACCATGAAGCTGATCGGACTCTAAGGAAGCGAGCCGCTCGGTTCACATTGGTGGGCGAACAATTATATAAAAAGGGATTCTCACGCCCTCTGCTCAAGTGTGTGAGTGCTAAGGATGCTGAACACATCCttcaagaagtacaccaaggTTCCTGCGGGGGGCATCCGGGTGGACGATCGTTGGCAAGGAAAGTTATCCTGGCAGGTTACTTCTGGCCAACGCTCCAGGAAGATGCGAATCGGGTGGTGGTCATTTGCTTGTCCTGTTAAAGGTACCACAATTTGGCACATCGACCGGCCGccgaaatgaaagcgtccactgtcgcatgcccgttcgaccaatggggaatggacatAGTCGGCCATTTTCTTATGGCGACCGGTCAAAGAAAAGTTTTTGCTCGTAGCCatggattatttctcaaaatggatGGAAGTCGAGCCACTAGCAAGGATAACAGAAagtatggtcaagaagttcatatgGCAGAACATCATATGCCGATTCGACATTCCTCGCCGACTCGTCTCGGACAATGGGAGACAATTCACCGGCCACGAGCTAAAGGAATGGTGTGAGGGTTACGACATCCAGCAAGCTTTTACCTCTGTGGCCTACCCCCAAATCAATGGACAAGCTGAGGTCACCAACTGGGAAATCCTCTGAATACTGCGTGTCTGGCTCAACCACctgggaggcagttgggtggacgaacTACCTAGCGTGTTGTGGGCATTACGAACGACCCCCAAAGAGGGAACCGACCTCACTCCTTTCCATCTAGTGTatggaggagaagttgtcgtcccTGTGGAGATTGGAGTTGAGTCCGATCAGGTGTTGCATTACGACAAGGGAAATGACAAAAGAAGACGGATGGAACTCGACATGATCGACGAGGCTCGCGACAAGGCAACTGCCCGGCTGACGGCATACCGACAAAGAATGCGGCAAAATTATAATCGGCGGGTAATCCCTAGGTCTTTTCAGGTGGATGATCTAGTCTGGAAAAGGGTTAAGCCAGTTGACGACGTCAAAAAGTTGGAAGCTCCACGGGCAGACCCATTCAAGGTAGTGGAGAAGTTGCGATCAGAAGCCTGCTATTTGGAAGATGCGGAAGGAAGAAgactggatcgaccgtggagcgcaaaccacctccaaccttacagagccggatgagaggtgcgcgagtAGATTCATGTACCCTTGCATGTATGTATTCTTGTTGGTTGCAGGAAGAAAACAATTGGATTTTTCCAAACCACCTCTTGACAAGcgcgtcatcaacggtcgagcggcgaccttaaaccctcgcgtcatcgacggtcgagcggtgaccttaaaccctcgcgtcatcgacggtcgagcggtgaccttaaacccgcacatcatcgacggtcgagcggtgaccttaaaccctcgcgtcattgacagtcgagcggcgaccttaaaccctcgcctTATCGacggtcgaacgacgaccttaaacatgcgcgtcatcgacggtcaagcggtgaccttaaaccctcgcgtcatcgacggtcgagtgacgaccttaaacactcgcgtcatcgacggtcgagcggcgaccttaaccctcgcgtcatcgatagtcgagcagcgaccttaaaccctcacgtCATCGATGGTCGAACGACGACTTTAAACCCTCGCACCACCTGAATCACACCCAAATTGTTGACTAGATAAGCGGGTATGAAGGCGATCACTTTGTCACATTTGGAAGACAAACGTAAAAACGGCAAAAAGAAGAATGTTAAAAAGAAGACGGGTCCCAATTTTGTCTTAAAGTTTACACCGATCAGATGAAG from Zingiber officinale cultivar Zhangliang chromosome 4B, Zo_v1.1, whole genome shotgun sequence includes:
- the LOC121974371 gene encoding putative B3 domain-containing protein Os04g0347400, which codes for MAASFERNGINPSAHPHFIKILSPKSLIMLAIPRNFVKHLANSELKTATLVSPCHTFWHVQVLHNQDDELDMQFGRGWELFVQAHRLKPGDAILFRYEGNTVFSVKLFHSDGCCVWCDCNDLDSAPRCIVQDLTVNHESFKQATNTANKERKKNSENTGVKAKVSQKRVRNKDKQLSRFEWILRSYNVDQARAQIYLPYLPQGLVSAAKSEIISLDCLGRLWPVRLWVGKQIAITTGWKQLVRETKLEEGDKCVFETISQGVLGLKIERKT
- the LOC121977237 gene encoding uncharacterized protein LOC121977237, coding for MPVLKQTDTEPAEYECFKWWRGVLIKSLRSVDLCGDIEETYQTLRNYGIKLNPIKCLFATKGGRFLSYIVTERGIEANPGKVKALQDMPPPRNLKEVQRLTGRITTLSRFISKSSYRSLSFFKILRRATKFQWDDGCDQAFEELKQYLSSLPILAKPIVGESLWIYLSSTEYAIGSALVRQEGGIQQPVYFLSHILKDVESRYTGLEKLAYALVLAARRLRPYFLAHSIIVMTNSALGRVLLNPDASDWLIKWTTKLSEFDIQYQPRSAIKAQALADFVTEVQNPEPEASWKVYVDKSSARQRSGIGILLISPREDLMQLSIRLDYRATNNEAEYEALIAGLQAARHVGATKVLLHSDSQLVAQQQNGTFEINSAQLRLYAKAFEKLKANFREVVIHKIPRLENQTTDELAKLASAMTPIVASCPIEQISLVAHVDRSGGIPLPDDWRAPIIEFLQAGGQPGNHEADRTLRKRAARFTLVGEQLYKKGFSRPLLKCVSAKDAEHILQEVHQGSCGGHPGGRSLARKVILAGYFWPTLQEDANRVVVICLSC